A window from Macaca fascicularis isolate 582-1 chromosome 20, T2T-MFA8v1.1 encodes these proteins:
- the CTU2 gene encoding cytoplasmic tRNA 2-thiolation protein 2 isoform X1 has translation MTDACHHARLIVFVFLVDTGFHHVGQAGFALLTSSDPPASASHSAGITGMSHHTWPRDCFKAFYVHKFRAMLGKNRLIFPGEKVLLAWSGGPSSSSMVWQVLEQVHKSEAVSRGLSQDSAKRLRFVPGVIFVDEGAAFGKSLEERSKTLAEVKPILQATGLPWHVVALEEVFSLPPSVLRCSAQEPAGSEGAYKAAVDSFLQQQHVLGAGGGPGPTQGKEQPPQPRLDPQSLASPPAAAQPEALSQLFCSVRTLTAKEELLQTLRTHLILHMARAHGYSKVMTGDSCTRLAIKLMTNLALGRGAFLAWDTGFSDERHGDVVVVRPMRDHTLKEVAFYNRLFSVPSVFTPAVDTKAPEKASIHRLMEAFILRLQTQFPSTVSTVHRTSEKLVKAPRDGPAAGDSSPCCLLCMCALDVDAADSATAFGAQTSRLSQMQSPTPLTETRTPPGPCCSPGVGRVQGCGQGACRREDPQACIEEQLCYSCRVNMKDLPSLDPLPPYILAEAQLRTQRAWVLQEIRDCLIEDSDDEAGQS, from the exons atgacagatgcctgccaccatgcccggctaattgtttttgtatttttagtagacacggggtttcaccatgttggccaggctggttttgcactcctgacctcaagtgatccgcctgcctcggcctcccacagtgctgggattacaggcatgagccaccacacctggccaag GGACTGTTTCAAGGCCTTCTACGTCCACAAGTTCAGAGCCATGCTGGGCAAGAACCGGCTCATCTTTCCAGGCGAGAAG GTCCTCTTGGCGTGGTCTGGGGGGCCTTCGTCCAGCTCCATGGTCTGGCAGGTCCTTGAG CAGGTGCACAAATCAGAAGCTGTGTCCAGA GGCctgagccaagattctgccaaGCGACTGCGCTTTGTGCCGGGGGTCATCTTTGTTGACG AGGGAGCAGCCTTTGGCAAGAGTCTAGAGGAGAGATCAAAGACCCTGGCCGAAGTGAAGCCCATTCTGCAAGCAACTGGGTTACCATGGCATGTGGTGGCCTTAGAGGAG GTGTTCAGTCTGCCCCCGTCGGTGCTTCGGTGCTCTGCCCAGGAGCCGGCAGGATCCGAGGGGGCCTACAAGGCGGCTGTCGACAGCTTCCTCCAGCAGCAGCATGTGCTGGGGGCCGGGGGTGGTCCTGGCCCGACTCAAGGGAAGGAACAGCCACCCCAGCCCCGACTGGACCCCCAGAGCCTGGCAAGCCCTCCTGCCGCTGCCCAGCCCGAGGCTCTTTCCCAGCTGTTCTGCTCGGTGAGGACACTGACGGCCAAGGAGGAGCTTCTGCAGACACTGCG GACCCACCTGATCCTGCACATGGCCCGAGCCCACGGCTACTCTAAGGTCATGACTGGGGACAGCTGCACACGCTTGGCCATCAAGCTCATGACCAACCTGGCGCTGGGTCGAGGGGCCTTCCTGGCCTGGGACACG GGCTTCTCGGATGAGCGGCACGGGGACGTGGTGGTGGTGCGGCCCATGCGGGACCACACCCTGAAGGAGGTCGCTTTCTACAACCGCCTGTTCTCCGTCCCTTCTGTTTTCACACCAGCCGTGGACACCAAG GCCCCTGAAAAGGCCAGCATCCACCGGCTGATGGAGGCCTTCATCCTCAGGCTGCAGACCCAGTTCCCCTCCACTGTCAGCACTGTGCACAG GACAAGTGAGAAGCTAGTGAAGGCCCCCAGGGACGGCCCTGCTGCCGGCGACTCCAGCCCCTGCTGCCTCCTCTGCATGTGTGCCCTGGATGTCGACGCGGCTG ACAGTGCCACGGCTTTTGGGGCTCAGACCTCACGTCTCTCCCAGATGCAGTCGCCCACCCCCCTGACAGAGACCCGGACACCCCCGGGGCCCTGCTGTTCTCCAGGGGTGGGCCGGGTCCAGGGCTGTGGCCAGGGGGCCTGCAGGAG GGAGGACCCCCAAGCCTGCATCGAGGAGCAGCTGTGCTATAGCTGCCGCGTGAACATGAAGGACTTG CCCTCACTGGACCCCCTGCCGCCGTACATCCTGGCCGAGGCCCAGCTCCGCACACAGAG GGCCTGGGTCTTGCAGGAGATCCGGGACTGTCTGATTGAGGACAGTGACGATGAGGCAGGCCAGAGCTGA
- the CTU2 gene encoding cytoplasmic tRNA 2-thiolation protein 2 isoform X5, translating to MTDACHHARLIVFVFLVDTGFHHVGQAGFALLTSSDPPASASHSAGITGMSHHTWPRDCFKAFYVHKFRAMLGKNRLIFPGEKVLLAWSGGPSSSSMVWQVLEGLSQDSAKRLRFVPGVIFVDEGAAFGKSLEERSKTLAEVKPILQATGLPWHVVALEEVFSLPPSVLRCSAQEPAGSEGAYKAAVDSFLQQQHVLGAGGGPGPTQGKEQPPQPRLDPQSLASPPAAAQPEALSQLFCSVRTLTAKEELLQTLRTHLILHMARAHGYSKVMTGDSCTRLAIKLMTNLALGRGAFLAWDTGFSDERHGDVVVVRPMRDHTLKEVAFYNRLFSVPSVFTPAVDTKAPEKASIHRLMEAFILRLQTQFPSTVSTVHRTSEKLVKAPRDGPAAGDSSPCCLLCMCALDVDAADSATAFGAQTSRLSQMQSPTPLTETRTPPGPCCSPGVGRVQGCGQGACRREDPQACIEEQLCYSCRVNMKDLPSLDPLPPYILAEAQLRTQRRSGTV from the exons atgacagatgcctgccaccatgcccggctaattgtttttgtatttttagtagacacggggtttcaccatgttggccaggctggttttgcactcctgacctcaagtgatccgcctgcctcggcctcccacagtgctgggattacaggcatgagccaccacacctggccaag GGACTGTTTCAAGGCCTTCTACGTCCACAAGTTCAGAGCCATGCTGGGCAAGAACCGGCTCATCTTTCCAGGCGAGAAG GTCCTCTTGGCGTGGTCTGGGGGGCCTTCGTCCAGCTCCATGGTCTGGCAGGTCCTTGAG GGCctgagccaagattctgccaaGCGACTGCGCTTTGTGCCGGGGGTCATCTTTGTTGACG AGGGAGCAGCCTTTGGCAAGAGTCTAGAGGAGAGATCAAAGACCCTGGCCGAAGTGAAGCCCATTCTGCAAGCAACTGGGTTACCATGGCATGTGGTGGCCTTAGAGGAG GTGTTCAGTCTGCCCCCGTCGGTGCTTCGGTGCTCTGCCCAGGAGCCGGCAGGATCCGAGGGGGCCTACAAGGCGGCTGTCGACAGCTTCCTCCAGCAGCAGCATGTGCTGGGGGCCGGGGGTGGTCCTGGCCCGACTCAAGGGAAGGAACAGCCACCCCAGCCCCGACTGGACCCCCAGAGCCTGGCAAGCCCTCCTGCCGCTGCCCAGCCCGAGGCTCTTTCCCAGCTGTTCTGCTCGGTGAGGACACTGACGGCCAAGGAGGAGCTTCTGCAGACACTGCG GACCCACCTGATCCTGCACATGGCCCGAGCCCACGGCTACTCTAAGGTCATGACTGGGGACAGCTGCACACGCTTGGCCATCAAGCTCATGACCAACCTGGCGCTGGGTCGAGGGGCCTTCCTGGCCTGGGACACG GGCTTCTCGGATGAGCGGCACGGGGACGTGGTGGTGGTGCGGCCCATGCGGGACCACACCCTGAAGGAGGTCGCTTTCTACAACCGCCTGTTCTCCGTCCCTTCTGTTTTCACACCAGCCGTGGACACCAAG GCCCCTGAAAAGGCCAGCATCCACCGGCTGATGGAGGCCTTCATCCTCAGGCTGCAGACCCAGTTCCCCTCCACTGTCAGCACTGTGCACAG GACAAGTGAGAAGCTAGTGAAGGCCCCCAGGGACGGCCCTGCTGCCGGCGACTCCAGCCCCTGCTGCCTCCTCTGCATGTGTGCCCTGGATGTCGACGCGGCTG ACAGTGCCACGGCTTTTGGGGCTCAGACCTCACGTCTCTCCCAGATGCAGTCGCCCACCCCCCTGACAGAGACCCGGACACCCCCGGGGCCCTGCTGTTCTCCAGGGGTGGGCCGGGTCCAGGGCTGTGGCCAGGGGGCCTGCAGGAG GGAGGACCCCCAAGCCTGCATCGAGGAGCAGCTGTGCTATAGCTGCCGCGTGAACATGAAGGACTTG CCCTCACTGGACCCCCTGCCGCCGTACATCCTGGCCGAGGCCCAGCTCCGCACACAGAG GAGATCCGGGACTGTCTGA
- the CTU2 gene encoding cytoplasmic tRNA 2-thiolation protein 2 isoform X3: protein MTDACHHARLIVFVFLVDTGFHHVGQAGFALLTSSDPPASASHSAGITGMSHHTWPRDCFKAFYVHKFRAMLGKNRLIFPGEKVLLAWSGGPSSSSMVWQVLEGLSQDSAKRLRFVPGVIFVDEGAAFGKSLEERSKTLAEVKPILQATGLPWHVVALEEVFSLPPSVLRCSAQEPAGSEGAYKAAVDSFLQQQHVLGAGGGPGPTQGKEQPPQPRLDPQSLASPPAAAQPEALSQLFCSVRTLTAKEELLQTLRTHLILHMARAHGYSKVMTGDSCTRLAIKLMTNLALGRGAFLAWDTGFSDERHGDVVVVRPMRDHTLKEVAFYNRLFSVPSVFTPAVDTKAPEKASIHRLMEAFILRLQTQFPSTVSTVHRTSEKLVKAPRDGPAAGDSSPCCLLCMCALDVDAADSATAFGAQTSRLSQMQSPTPLTETRTPPGPCCSPGVGRVQGCGQGACRREDPQACIEEQLCYSCRVNMKDLPSLDPLPPYILAEAQLRTQRAWVLQEIRDCLIEDSDDEAGQS, encoded by the exons atgacagatgcctgccaccatgcccggctaattgtttttgtatttttagtagacacggggtttcaccatgttggccaggctggttttgcactcctgacctcaagtgatccgcctgcctcggcctcccacagtgctgggattacaggcatgagccaccacacctggccaag GGACTGTTTCAAGGCCTTCTACGTCCACAAGTTCAGAGCCATGCTGGGCAAGAACCGGCTCATCTTTCCAGGCGAGAAG GTCCTCTTGGCGTGGTCTGGGGGGCCTTCGTCCAGCTCCATGGTCTGGCAGGTCCTTGAG GGCctgagccaagattctgccaaGCGACTGCGCTTTGTGCCGGGGGTCATCTTTGTTGACG AGGGAGCAGCCTTTGGCAAGAGTCTAGAGGAGAGATCAAAGACCCTGGCCGAAGTGAAGCCCATTCTGCAAGCAACTGGGTTACCATGGCATGTGGTGGCCTTAGAGGAG GTGTTCAGTCTGCCCCCGTCGGTGCTTCGGTGCTCTGCCCAGGAGCCGGCAGGATCCGAGGGGGCCTACAAGGCGGCTGTCGACAGCTTCCTCCAGCAGCAGCATGTGCTGGGGGCCGGGGGTGGTCCTGGCCCGACTCAAGGGAAGGAACAGCCACCCCAGCCCCGACTGGACCCCCAGAGCCTGGCAAGCCCTCCTGCCGCTGCCCAGCCCGAGGCTCTTTCCCAGCTGTTCTGCTCGGTGAGGACACTGACGGCCAAGGAGGAGCTTCTGCAGACACTGCG GACCCACCTGATCCTGCACATGGCCCGAGCCCACGGCTACTCTAAGGTCATGACTGGGGACAGCTGCACACGCTTGGCCATCAAGCTCATGACCAACCTGGCGCTGGGTCGAGGGGCCTTCCTGGCCTGGGACACG GGCTTCTCGGATGAGCGGCACGGGGACGTGGTGGTGGTGCGGCCCATGCGGGACCACACCCTGAAGGAGGTCGCTTTCTACAACCGCCTGTTCTCCGTCCCTTCTGTTTTCACACCAGCCGTGGACACCAAG GCCCCTGAAAAGGCCAGCATCCACCGGCTGATGGAGGCCTTCATCCTCAGGCTGCAGACCCAGTTCCCCTCCACTGTCAGCACTGTGCACAG GACAAGTGAGAAGCTAGTGAAGGCCCCCAGGGACGGCCCTGCTGCCGGCGACTCCAGCCCCTGCTGCCTCCTCTGCATGTGTGCCCTGGATGTCGACGCGGCTG ACAGTGCCACGGCTTTTGGGGCTCAGACCTCACGTCTCTCCCAGATGCAGTCGCCCACCCCCCTGACAGAGACCCGGACACCCCCGGGGCCCTGCTGTTCTCCAGGGGTGGGCCGGGTCCAGGGCTGTGGCCAGGGGGCCTGCAGGAG GGAGGACCCCCAAGCCTGCATCGAGGAGCAGCTGTGCTATAGCTGCCGCGTGAACATGAAGGACTTG CCCTCACTGGACCCCCTGCCGCCGTACATCCTGGCCGAGGCCCAGCTCCGCACACAGAG GGCCTGGGTCTTGCAGGAGATCCGGGACTGTCTGATTGAGGACAGTGACGATGAGGCAGGCCAGAGCTGA
- the CTU2 gene encoding cytoplasmic tRNA 2-thiolation protein 2 isoform X11 — protein sequence MLGKNRLIFPGEKVLLAWSGGPSSSSMVWQVLEQVHKSEAVSRGLSQDSAKRLRFVPGVIFVDEGAAFGKSLEERSKTLAEVKPILQATGLPWHVVALEEVFSLPPSVLRCSAQEPAGSEGAYKAAVDSFLQQQHVLGAGGGPGPTQGKEQPPQPRLDPQSLASPPAAAQPEALSQLFCSVRTLTAKEELLQTLRTHLILHMARAHGYSKVMTGDSCTRLAIKLMTNLALGRGAFLAWDTGFSDERHGDVVVVRPMRDHTLKEVAFYNRLFSVPSVFTPAVDTKAPEKASIHRLMEAFILRLQTQFPSTVSTVHRTSEKLVKAPRDGPAAGDSSPCCLLCMCALDVDAADSATAFGAQTSRLSQMQSPTPLTETRTPPGPCCSPGVGRVQGCGQGACRREDPQACIEEQLCYSCRVNMKDLPSLDPLPPYILAEAQLRTQRAWVLQEIRDCLIEDSDDEAGQS from the exons ATGCTGGGCAAGAACCGGCTCATCTTTCCAGGCGAGAAG GTCCTCTTGGCGTGGTCTGGGGGGCCTTCGTCCAGCTCCATGGTCTGGCAGGTCCTTGAG CAGGTGCACAAATCAGAAGCTGTGTCCAGA GGCctgagccaagattctgccaaGCGACTGCGCTTTGTGCCGGGGGTCATCTTTGTTGACG AGGGAGCAGCCTTTGGCAAGAGTCTAGAGGAGAGATCAAAGACCCTGGCCGAAGTGAAGCCCATTCTGCAAGCAACTGGGTTACCATGGCATGTGGTGGCCTTAGAGGAG GTGTTCAGTCTGCCCCCGTCGGTGCTTCGGTGCTCTGCCCAGGAGCCGGCAGGATCCGAGGGGGCCTACAAGGCGGCTGTCGACAGCTTCCTCCAGCAGCAGCATGTGCTGGGGGCCGGGGGTGGTCCTGGCCCGACTCAAGGGAAGGAACAGCCACCCCAGCCCCGACTGGACCCCCAGAGCCTGGCAAGCCCTCCTGCCGCTGCCCAGCCCGAGGCTCTTTCCCAGCTGTTCTGCTCGGTGAGGACACTGACGGCCAAGGAGGAGCTTCTGCAGACACTGCG GACCCACCTGATCCTGCACATGGCCCGAGCCCACGGCTACTCTAAGGTCATGACTGGGGACAGCTGCACACGCTTGGCCATCAAGCTCATGACCAACCTGGCGCTGGGTCGAGGGGCCTTCCTGGCCTGGGACACG GGCTTCTCGGATGAGCGGCACGGGGACGTGGTGGTGGTGCGGCCCATGCGGGACCACACCCTGAAGGAGGTCGCTTTCTACAACCGCCTGTTCTCCGTCCCTTCTGTTTTCACACCAGCCGTGGACACCAAG GCCCCTGAAAAGGCCAGCATCCACCGGCTGATGGAGGCCTTCATCCTCAGGCTGCAGACCCAGTTCCCCTCCACTGTCAGCACTGTGCACAG GACAAGTGAGAAGCTAGTGAAGGCCCCCAGGGACGGCCCTGCTGCCGGCGACTCCAGCCCCTGCTGCCTCCTCTGCATGTGTGCCCTGGATGTCGACGCGGCTG ACAGTGCCACGGCTTTTGGGGCTCAGACCTCACGTCTCTCCCAGATGCAGTCGCCCACCCCCCTGACAGAGACCCGGACACCCCCGGGGCCCTGCTGTTCTCCAGGGGTGGGCCGGGTCCAGGGCTGTGGCCAGGGGGCCTGCAGGAG GGAGGACCCCCAAGCCTGCATCGAGGAGCAGCTGTGCTATAGCTGCCGCGTGAACATGAAGGACTTG CCCTCACTGGACCCCCTGCCGCCGTACATCCTGGCCGAGGCCCAGCTCCGCACACAGAG GGCCTGGGTCTTGCAGGAGATCCGGGACTGTCTGATTGAGGACAGTGACGATGAGGCAGGCCAGAGCTGA
- the CTU2 gene encoding cytoplasmic tRNA 2-thiolation protein 2 isoform X12 produces MLGKNRLIFPGEKVLLAWSGGPSSSSMVWQVLEGLSQDSAKRLRFVPGVIFVDEGAAFGKSLEERSKTLAEVKPILQATGLPWHVVALEEVFSLPPSVLRCSAQEPAGSEGAYKAAVDSFLQQQHVLGAGGGPGPTQGKEQPPQPRLDPQSLASPPAAAQPEALSQLFCSVRTLTAKEELLQTLRTHLILHMARAHGYSKVMTGDSCTRLAIKLMTNLALGRGAFLAWDTGFSDERHGDVVVVRPMRDHTLKEVAFYNRLFSVPSVFTPAVDTKAPEKASIHRLMEAFILRLQTQFPSTVSTVHRTSEKLVKAPRDGPAAGDSSPCCLLCMCALDVDAADSATAFGAQTSRLSQMQSPTPLTETRTPPGPCCSPGVGRVQGCGQGACRREDPQACIEEQLCYSCRVNMKDLPSLDPLPPYILAEAQLRTQRAWVLQEIRDCLIEDSDDEAGQS; encoded by the exons ATGCTGGGCAAGAACCGGCTCATCTTTCCAGGCGAGAAG GTCCTCTTGGCGTGGTCTGGGGGGCCTTCGTCCAGCTCCATGGTCTGGCAGGTCCTTGAG GGCctgagccaagattctgccaaGCGACTGCGCTTTGTGCCGGGGGTCATCTTTGTTGACG AGGGAGCAGCCTTTGGCAAGAGTCTAGAGGAGAGATCAAAGACCCTGGCCGAAGTGAAGCCCATTCTGCAAGCAACTGGGTTACCATGGCATGTGGTGGCCTTAGAGGAG GTGTTCAGTCTGCCCCCGTCGGTGCTTCGGTGCTCTGCCCAGGAGCCGGCAGGATCCGAGGGGGCCTACAAGGCGGCTGTCGACAGCTTCCTCCAGCAGCAGCATGTGCTGGGGGCCGGGGGTGGTCCTGGCCCGACTCAAGGGAAGGAACAGCCACCCCAGCCCCGACTGGACCCCCAGAGCCTGGCAAGCCCTCCTGCCGCTGCCCAGCCCGAGGCTCTTTCCCAGCTGTTCTGCTCGGTGAGGACACTGACGGCCAAGGAGGAGCTTCTGCAGACACTGCG GACCCACCTGATCCTGCACATGGCCCGAGCCCACGGCTACTCTAAGGTCATGACTGGGGACAGCTGCACACGCTTGGCCATCAAGCTCATGACCAACCTGGCGCTGGGTCGAGGGGCCTTCCTGGCCTGGGACACG GGCTTCTCGGATGAGCGGCACGGGGACGTGGTGGTGGTGCGGCCCATGCGGGACCACACCCTGAAGGAGGTCGCTTTCTACAACCGCCTGTTCTCCGTCCCTTCTGTTTTCACACCAGCCGTGGACACCAAG GCCCCTGAAAAGGCCAGCATCCACCGGCTGATGGAGGCCTTCATCCTCAGGCTGCAGACCCAGTTCCCCTCCACTGTCAGCACTGTGCACAG GACAAGTGAGAAGCTAGTGAAGGCCCCCAGGGACGGCCCTGCTGCCGGCGACTCCAGCCCCTGCTGCCTCCTCTGCATGTGTGCCCTGGATGTCGACGCGGCTG ACAGTGCCACGGCTTTTGGGGCTCAGACCTCACGTCTCTCCCAGATGCAGTCGCCCACCCCCCTGACAGAGACCCGGACACCCCCGGGGCCCTGCTGTTCTCCAGGGGTGGGCCGGGTCCAGGGCTGTGGCCAGGGGGCCTGCAGGAG GGAGGACCCCCAAGCCTGCATCGAGGAGCAGCTGTGCTATAGCTGCCGCGTGAACATGAAGGACTTG CCCTCACTGGACCCCCTGCCGCCGTACATCCTGGCCGAGGCCCAGCTCCGCACACAGAG GGCCTGGGTCTTGCAGGAGATCCGGGACTGTCTGATTGAGGACAGTGACGATGAGGCAGGCCAGAGCTGA